The following coding sequences are from one Daphnia pulex isolate KAP4 chromosome 11, ASM2113471v1 window:
- the LOC124208123 gene encoding proteasome subunit beta type-5-like, whose product MALFDICGINSRSNFKTTEHDELEDVLSSFKTIGNPCQLALPPLSCPSNTYSKNPVDEHGREMKINYDHGTTTLGFKYQGGIVLAVDSRATGGQYIGSGSVKKIIEINDFLLGTMAGGAADCTYWERVLSKQCRLYELRNKERISVAAASKLLVNMVYNYKGMGLSMGVMIAGWDKKGPGLYYVDNDGTRTPGQVFSVGSGSLYAYGVLDSGYKPDLTDEEAYELGRRAIYHATYRDASSGGIIRVYHIKSTGWVKISEQDCTELHYQYEEAERTSK is encoded by the exons ATGGCTCTCTTTGACATTTGCGGAATTAATTCTCGTTCAAACTTCAAAACCACTGAACACGACGAGCTAGAAGATGTATTGTCGTCGTTTAAAACTATTGGGAATCCTTGTCAACTAGCTTTGCCACCATTGAGTTGT CCTAGTAACACCTACAGCAAGAACCCTGTTGATGAGCATGGCAGAGAAATGAAGATAAACTATGACCATGGTACCACAACACTAGGGTTTAAATATCAAGGAGGAATTGTTCTTGCTGTAGATTCTCGAGCAACTGGGGGGCAGTACATTG GATCTggatcagtaaaaaaaatcattgaaatcAATGACTTTTTGCTTGGAACAATGGCTGGTG GTGCTGCTGATTGTACTTATTGGGAACGTGTTCTTTCAAAACAGTGCAGACTTTATGAACTTCGTAACAAAGAACGCATTTCTGTTGCCGCTGCATCGAAACTGCTCGTTAACATGGTGTACAACTACAAAGGCATGGGACTAAGCATGGGAGTTATGATTGCAGGATGGGATAAAAAG GGCCCTGGTTTGTATTACGTTGATAATGATGGAACAAGGACCCCAGGGCAGGTCTTTTCTGTTGGATCTGGATCTCTATATGCATATGGTGTGCTTGATTCTGGCTACAAACCTGACCTAACAGATGAAGAAGCTTATGAATTGGGTCGTAGGGCCATCTATCACGCAACTTATCGTGATGCAAGCAGTGGTGGCATCATTCGAG tcTATCACATTAAGAGCACCGGATGGGTCAAGATATCCGAACAAGATTGTACGGAGCTTCATTATCAGTACGAAGAAGCTGAGAGAACTTCAAAATAA